In Arthrobacter citreus, a single genomic region encodes these proteins:
- a CDS encoding amino acid permease: MESNNEKGQLQRTMKSRHLFMISLGGVIGTGLFLGSGLTINQAGPGGAIVAYLFGGLVMYLVMVCLGELSVSMPVTGSFKTYATKYIGPSTGFTIGWMYWLSWATTVGLEFTAAGMLMKRWFPHVPVWIWCLVFIILLLTLNILSVKGYAETEFWFAGIKVFAVIAFILIGAATVFGFGSKGHSAPMFTNFTNDGGLFPHGFSSIFTSMMAVVFAFQGAEVVGIAAGESEKPEKTLPKAIRSIIFRVLIFYVLAIMVLAALIPWRHAGVVESPFVAVFDSVGIPYAADIMNLVILTALLSVGNSGLYVCSRMLWSLSNSGMAPAALGKVNSRGVPANAVLFSLLFALVSLLTSVVSAETLFVVLLSVTGLAGTLSWMAIALSQFNFRRQYIKNGGDVKDLKYKVRLFPLIPILCIVLCGISILFMAYDPTQRSSLYGGLGFMAVSYLYYFIRHGRKKNKIGIKQDHGEVPAQ; the protein is encoded by the coding sequence ATGGAATCTAACAATGAAAAGGGGCAGTTACAACGCACCATGAAAAGTAGACATTTATTTATGATTTCACTCGGTGGAGTAATTGGTACAGGTTTATTTTTAGGTTCTGGTTTAACCATTAATCAAGCCGGACCAGGAGGAGCAATCGTTGCCTATTTATTTGGTGGATTGGTTATGTATCTAGTGATGGTTTGTTTAGGTGAACTTTCTGTCTCGATGCCAGTAACGGGTTCATTTAAGACTTATGCTACCAAATATATTGGGCCAAGTACAGGGTTTACGATTGGCTGGATGTATTGGCTCAGTTGGGCGACAACTGTTGGTTTGGAATTTACTGCAGCTGGAATGTTGATGAAAAGATGGTTTCCTCATGTACCGGTATGGATTTGGTGTCTTGTGTTTATAATTCTTTTGTTAACCTTGAATATTCTTAGCGTAAAGGGCTACGCTGAAACAGAATTTTGGTTTGCAGGAATTAAAGTATTTGCTGTTATAGCGTTTATTCTGATCGGAGCGGCTACCGTTTTTGGGTTTGGTAGTAAAGGTCATTCCGCTCCAATGTTTACTAATTTTACGAATGACGGTGGACTTTTTCCACATGGTTTTTCATCAATATTTACTAGTATGATGGCGGTTGTTTTTGCATTTCAAGGGGCAGAGGTTGTTGGAATTGCGGCAGGTGAAAGCGAAAAACCAGAAAAGACTCTTCCAAAAGCAATTCGTAGTATCATTTTTCGAGTACTGATTTTTTATGTTTTAGCAATCATGGTTTTAGCAGCTTTAATTCCGTGGAGGCATGCTGGTGTAGTTGAAAGCCCATTTGTAGCAGTTTTTGACAGTGTAGGTATCCCTTATGCTGCAGATATTATGAATCTTGTTATTTTAACAGCACTTCTTTCTGTAGGAAATTCTGGATTATATGTTTGTTCTCGAATGCTTTGGTCGCTTTCAAACAGTGGTATGGCACCTGCTGCATTAGGTAAAGTAAATTCCCGAGGTGTTCCGGCTAATGCAGTATTGTTCAGTCTGTTGTTTGCTTTAGTATCATTGCTGACAAGTGTAGTATCTGCAGAGACTTTGTTTGTAGTCTTGCTTTCTGTAACTGGACTAGCAGGTACACTCAGCTGGATGGCAATTGCGTTATCTCAATTCAATTTTAGAAGACAATACATTAAAAACGGTGGAGATGTAAAAGATTTAAAGTACAAAGTACGACTCTTTCCATTAATACCTATTTTATGCATTGTTCTATGTGGAATTTCTATATTATTTATGGCTTATGATCCCACGCAGCGTTCATCCTTGTATGGTGGATTAGGGTTCATGGCTGTAAGTTATCTTTATTACTTTATACGTCACGGAAGAAAGAAAAATAAGATTGGCATTAAACAAGATCATGGGGAAGTACCTGCACAATAA
- a CDS encoding Glu/Leu/Phe/Val dehydrogenase, protein MKKPYLVVEWNDNETDAKGWLVVHNFVKGYAGGGTRMHPTVTKEEVERLAEAMAYKYMASESVTTGGCKAGIAYDYKAPDAYEVLRRFLIAMMPYVEAGVSLGSDLGTKYEDVLRVFDEFNIGIPLTKSMKENANVQKGIIDFNNLLASKIDCFLLNDAVTGYGVAYCADEAWKFKGKNKEAKVVIQGFGCVGASCALKLSQLGYKIVGISDANLLVTCEEGLDVQKLIDHKNLHGEMDQAFFEPNYVVRSNSEWLDVDCDILIPAALEDVINVSNANKVKASLIVEAANIPISAEGDKIIKQRGIDVVNDFVANLGAIRFYDAVIFGLVKPDPKAVIDDIERLSRKNTFNLFNEAQKQNRYQRDIACDLFEPTVRDLIEC, encoded by the coding sequence ATGAAAAAACCTTACCTAGTTGTCGAGTGGAATGATAATGAAACAGATGCAAAAGGATGGTTAGTAGTACATAATTTTGTCAAAGGGTACGCTGGCGGTGGAACAAGAATGCATCCTACAGTGACAAAGGAAGAAGTAGAACGTTTGGCAGAGGCAATGGCCTATAAATATATGGCTTCAGAAAGTGTAACTACAGGAGGTTGCAAAGCCGGAATTGCTTATGATTATAAAGCTCCTGATGCGTATGAAGTATTAAGGAGATTTTTAATTGCGATGATGCCATATGTTGAAGCAGGGGTATCCTTAGGAAGTGATTTAGGTACGAAGTATGAGGACGTACTTAGAGTATTTGATGAATTTAATATAGGAATACCTTTAACTAAATCGATGAAGGAAAATGCAAATGTTCAAAAAGGAATAATAGATTTTAATAATTTACTAGCTTCTAAAATAGATTGTTTCCTTCTAAATGATGCAGTAACAGGCTACGGTGTTGCATATTGCGCAGATGAAGCGTGGAAGTTTAAAGGTAAAAATAAAGAAGCAAAAGTAGTTATTCAAGGATTTGGATGCGTAGGAGCAAGCTGTGCGTTGAAATTATCTCAATTAGGCTATAAAATTGTCGGGATTTCGGATGCAAATCTACTTGTTACTTGTGAAGAGGGATTAGACGTTCAAAAATTAATTGACCACAAAAATTTACATGGAGAAATGGATCAGGCGTTTTTTGAACCGAACTATGTGGTAAGAAGTAACTCTGAATGGCTTGATGTAGATTGTGACATTTTGATTCCTGCAGCTTTAGAGGATGTAATTAATGTATCGAATGCCAATAAAGTAAAGGCGAGTTTAATTGTTGAGGCTGCAAACATTCCAATCTCTGCTGAGGGCGATAAGATTATCAAGCAAAGAGGGATTGATGTGGTGAATGATTTTGTGGCGAACTTAGGGGCAATTAGATTTTATGATGCCGTTATTTTTGGATTAGTAAAGCCTGATCCAAAGGCTGTCATAGATGATATTGAAAGATTAAGCAGAAAAAATACCTTTAATCTATTTAATGAAGCTCAAAAGCAAAATCGATATCAAAGAGATATTGCTTGCGACCTGTTTGAGCCAACTGTTAGAGATTTGATTGAGTGTTAA
- a CDS encoding aldehyde dehydrogenase family protein: MRFANYINGQWKQPTLGEYRENNSPHDGESLGEFPSSTEEDAREAIIAAKTAFQSWKKLSYQQRASYLQKAADLLKAKVHEVGRDLSLEEGKTLAEGIGETQRAISILEYFAGEARQPVGEVIPSGNTNTFLYTTRTPIGPIGLITPWNFPIAIPVWKMAPALVYGNTVVIKPADLTPKSVYHVIQALDEAGIPAGVVNCVFGRGSVVGTELVEHPFIKAISFTGSNQVGNQIQQKATAKGKKVQMELGGKNPLIILADANIEKAVEIAVSGAFRSTGQKCTATSRIIVEESIYETFRDQLVERTKTLKVGNPLDDDTFVGPAVSQLQLDSVLAMIEAGKDEATLLYGGEVPAENDLKNGFYVQPTIFENVSPDARIAREEIFGPVIALFKVKNYEEAVDMANDTEYGLSAAICTNNFTIAQRFVEDIDVGLVHVNNETAGSEPQVPFGGCKNSSTGSREQGKTAIDFYTQVKTVYMDQV; this comes from the coding sequence ATGCGTTTTGCAAATTATATTAATGGACAATGGAAACAACCTACTTTAGGAGAGTATCGTGAAAATAATAGTCCTCACGATGGTGAGTCATTAGGCGAATTTCCATCAAGTACAGAAGAGGATGCACGAGAAGCCATTATTGCGGCCAAAACGGCCTTTCAGTCGTGGAAGAAACTTTCCTATCAACAACGAGCTTCGTACTTACAAAAAGCAGCAGATCTACTAAAAGCAAAAGTCCATGAAGTAGGACGTGATTTATCACTTGAAGAGGGAAAAACACTTGCTGAGGGTATTGGAGAAACACAACGTGCTATTAGCATCCTTGAATATTTTGCAGGAGAAGCTAGGCAGCCAGTTGGAGAAGTGATTCCTTCTGGTAATACAAATACATTTTTATACACAACTCGTACACCTATCGGGCCAATTGGATTGATTACACCTTGGAATTTTCCAATCGCAATACCTGTATGGAAAATGGCTCCTGCACTTGTTTACGGAAATACGGTAGTTATTAAACCAGCGGATCTGACACCAAAATCAGTATATCATGTCATACAAGCTCTAGATGAGGCTGGTATTCCAGCAGGAGTTGTAAACTGTGTATTTGGTAGAGGATCAGTTGTGGGAACAGAATTAGTTGAACATCCATTTATTAAAGCTATTTCATTTACAGGCTCTAATCAGGTTGGAAATCAGATTCAGCAGAAGGCGACAGCAAAAGGAAAGAAAGTTCAGATGGAATTAGGTGGGAAAAATCCGCTTATTATTCTTGCAGATGCAAATATCGAAAAAGCAGTTGAAATAGCTGTGAGCGGTGCATTTAGATCTACCGGCCAAAAGTGTACAGCAACGAGTAGAATCATTGTGGAAGAATCAATTTATGAAACATTTCGTGACCAACTTGTAGAACGTACGAAGACATTAAAAGTTGGTAATCCACTTGATGACGATACATTTGTTGGTCCAGCTGTTTCTCAATTACAACTAGACAGCGTGCTTGCGATGATAGAAGCAGGTAAGGACGAAGCAACGCTATTATATGGTGGTGAAGTTCCAGCAGAAAATGATCTGAAAAATGGTTTCTATGTACAGCCTACTATCTTTGAAAATGTCTCACCAGATGCTCGTATTGCACGAGAGGAAATTTTCGGACCAGTTATAGCGCTTTTTAAAGTGAAAAACTATGAAGAAGCGGTAGATATGGCTAATGATACTGAATATGGCTTAAGTGCGGCAATTTGTACAAATAATTTTACAATCGCACAGCGCTTTGTTGAAGACATTGATGTTGGGCTAGTGCATGTAAACAATGAAACAGCAGGATCAGAGCCACAAGTACCATTTGGAGGCTGTAAAAATTCAAGTACAGGCTCTCGTGAACAAGGAAAGACAGCAATCGACTTTTATACACAGGTCAAAACAGTCTATATGGATCAGGTATAA
- a CDS encoding acetolactate synthase, whose product MKISGGKAVVNVMAKEGVKKVFCVPGESYLGVMDALYEHPEISLISARHEGGASFMAEGYAKASSEVGVCMATRGVGASNLAIGIHTASQDSTPLVALIGQVERPYKEKEAFQEVNLVGMFSHLCKWTVEIDRVERIPELLHRAFHIARSGRPGPVLVALPHDMLEDTAEMVEIPVYQSQPTRPNKESVLQVVEMIQNAKRPILIAGGGVIRSQAVPLLVKFAETLQIPVVTAFRRFDAFPNSHSCYAGWLGFGTPKYLLEAIDNADLVIALGTRFSQVGTQDYSLLSGKGKLIHIDISEDVFGKVYAPSVAVTADAKAFLAEAVAVALSTPLTSDELRVEKLHNEYMNFSKVREDYTDEYVDMDGLMHDIVAHLPKDTIITNDAGNFFGWLSRYYRFEHENTYVGPTSGAMGYGLPAAIGAKLAQPHKTVVSFSGDGGFMMTLQEIETAVRYNIPVISIVVNNNLYGTIRTHQEKHFPDRVIGTELTNPNFAELAKLFGAYGQKVENNADFAPALQRALSSDRPAVIEVVTNPKILSVGQDKSKMNLLYSN is encoded by the coding sequence ATGAAAATTAGTGGAGGAAAAGCTGTCGTCAATGTTATGGCAAAGGAAGGGGTAAAAAAAGTTTTTTGTGTACCCGGTGAGAGTTATCTAGGAGTAATGGATGCGTTATATGAGCATCCAGAAATTAGCTTGATTTCAGCTAGGCACGAAGGCGGAGCTTCATTTATGGCGGAAGGCTACGCAAAAGCATCTAGTGAAGTTGGCGTTTGTATGGCAACTCGCGGAGTAGGAGCCTCAAACTTGGCAATTGGCATACATACTGCCAGTCAAGATTCTACGCCGCTAGTTGCACTTATTGGACAAGTGGAACGCCCATATAAAGAAAAGGAAGCATTTCAAGAGGTTAATCTTGTTGGGATGTTTAGCCATTTGTGCAAATGGACAGTAGAGATTGATCGAGTAGAACGAATTCCTGAGCTTTTACATCGTGCATTTCATATTGCTCGTTCAGGCCGTCCTGGTCCAGTGCTAGTTGCATTACCTCATGACATGCTAGAAGACACAGCCGAAATGGTAGAAATTCCGGTCTATCAGTCTCAGCCAACTCGGCCAAATAAAGAGAGCGTTTTGCAAGTAGTAGAAATGATTCAAAATGCAAAACGACCGATTCTTATAGCAGGCGGAGGTGTCATTCGTTCGCAAGCTGTTCCTTTATTAGTTAAATTTGCTGAAACACTACAAATACCCGTAGTTACAGCATTCCGTCGTTTTGACGCGTTTCCAAACTCACATTCTTGTTATGCAGGATGGCTTGGTTTTGGAACACCGAAGTATTTACTTGAAGCGATTGACAATGCAGACTTAGTGATCGCACTAGGCACAAGATTTTCCCAAGTAGGAACGCAAGATTATTCATTACTTTCAGGAAAAGGGAAACTGATTCATATTGATATTTCTGAGGATGTATTCGGAAAAGTTTATGCTCCGTCTGTGGCAGTTACAGCTGATGCGAAAGCTTTTTTAGCTGAGGCAGTAGCAGTTGCTTTATCTACACCTTTAACTTCAGATGAATTGCGAGTAGAAAAGCTACATAACGAATACATGAACTTTTCAAAAGTGAGAGAAGATTACACAGATGAATACGTAGACATGGATGGGCTTATGCATGACATCGTCGCGCATCTTCCTAAAGATACAATTATTACAAATGATGCAGGGAACTTCTTTGGATGGCTCTCTAGGTACTATCGTTTTGAACATGAAAATACATATGTCGGACCAACATCTGGAGCAATGGGGTACGGGTTACCTGCTGCTATTGGTGCAAAACTCGCACAGCCACATAAAACAGTAGTTTCCTTCTCAGGAGATGGGGGCTTCATGATGACACTACAGGAAATCGAAACAGCAGTACGGTACAACATTCCGGTCATTTCAATTGTAGTGAACAACAATTTGTATGGAACAATTCGTACGCATCAAGAAAAGCATTTTCCAGATCGAGTAATTGGAACAGAGCTGACAAATCCGAATTTTGCTGAGCTTGCAAAATTATTTGGTGCATACGGTCAGAAGGTTGAAAACAATGCCGATTTTGCACCAGCACTACAAAGAGCATTATCATCAGACCGTCCAGCTGTAATCGAGGTTGTAACAAATCCGAAAATTTTATCTGTTGGTCAAGATAAGTCTAAAATGAATTTACTTTATAGCAATTAA
- a CDS encoding butyryl-CoA dehydrogenase, whose amino-acid sequence MNFSLTEEQNSVRKVVRSFVDREIIPFIKEWDEKGHFEANILKRLAELDLMGVCIPEQYGGVGMDYNTLAIICEELERGDTAFRTAVSVHTGLNSMTLLQWGSEEQKKKYLVPQAQGKKIGAFGLTEPNAGSDVVAMATTAVKDGDSYILNGSKTWISLCDVADHFLIFAKTNHVLKHHGISCFIVERTFEGVSTKAIKGKMGIRAGNTGEVFLDDVRVPAENLLGFEGEGFKIAMSALDNGRFTVAAGACGLIQASLEASVKYCNERKTFGKEIGKHQLVQQMIAKMSSNLEISRLLVYKAGWLKNNGKRNTRETSLAKWISCNAANEAANDAVQIHGAYGFSNEFPVERYLRNSKAPVIYEGTREVHTIMQAEYDLGYREDKVLRKMLPAWPFEEVNVETVKA is encoded by the coding sequence ATGAATTTTTCATTAACAGAAGAACAAAATAGTGTAAGAAAGGTAGTTAGATCATTTGTAGATCGTGAAATTATACCGTTCATTAAGGAATGGGATGAAAAAGGACATTTTGAGGCTAATATTTTAAAACGTCTTGCTGAGTTAGATCTAATGGGCGTATGTATTCCTGAACAATATGGTGGAGTTGGAATGGATTATAATACTTTAGCAATCATATGCGAGGAATTAGAGCGAGGCGATACGGCTTTCCGTACGGCTGTTTCAGTACATACCGGATTAAATAGCATGACTTTATTGCAATGGGGAAGTGAAGAACAAAAGAAAAAGTATCTTGTTCCTCAAGCACAAGGTAAGAAAATAGGGGCATTTGGGTTAACTGAACCAAATGCAGGTTCTGATGTAGTAGCAATGGCGACAACAGCTGTAAAAGATGGGGACAGTTATATCTTAAACGGTTCAAAAACATGGATTTCTCTCTGTGATGTAGCTGATCATTTCTTAATTTTTGCAAAAACAAATCACGTTTTAAAGCATCATGGCATTTCTTGTTTTATCGTAGAACGTACTTTTGAAGGAGTTTCTACAAAAGCGATTAAAGGAAAAATGGGAATTAGAGCTGGAAATACTGGAGAAGTATTTTTAGATGATGTAAGAGTACCTGCTGAAAACTTATTAGGATTCGAAGGTGAAGGATTTAAAATTGCAATGTCTGCGCTTGATAATGGAAGATTTACTGTTGCAGCTGGTGCTTGTGGTTTAATTCAGGCATCACTTGAAGCTAGCGTAAAATATTGTAATGAGCGAAAAACATTTGGTAAAGAAATCGGAAAACATCAATTAGTACAACAAATGATCGCTAAAATGTCTTCAAATCTTGAAATCTCACGTCTATTAGTCTATAAAGCTGGATGGTTAAAAAATAATGGAAAGCGTAACACTAGGGAAACGTCACTAGCAAAATGGATTTCTTGTAACGCAGCAAATGAAGCAGCTAATGATGCTGTGCAAATTCATGGTGCATATGGATTTTCAAATGAGTTCCCGGTAGAGCGTTATTTAAGAAACTCAAAAGCGCCAGTAATTTATGAGGGAACAAGAGAGGTTCATACAATTATGCAAGCTGAATATGACCTTGGTTATAGAGAAGATAAGGTTTTAAGAAAGATGCTTCCAGCTTGGCCATTTGAAGAGGTTAATGTAGAGACTGTTAAAGCTTAA
- a CDS encoding CoA transferase: MSGALHGVRIIDLTRVLAGPFCTMILGDLGAEVIKVESISSGDETRGWGPPFVEGESAYYLCANRNKQGITLNLKSSQGKEVLRKLISEADVVVQNFKPGTLAKLGFSYEEMKEIKEDIIVASISGFGSKGPNSSLPGYDYIIQAMSGLMSITGEKESEPTKVGVAISDVLTGLFTCVGILASLQHRNRTGEGQEIDISLFDAQLAALVNVASNYLCSGVVPERLGNYHPNIVPYQVFSASDGEMVIAVGNDNQFNRFALLIEEPILLDESYRTNASRLQYRKQIEELISNKIKTKSKDEWKALLDKNGIPNGPIYNVSEALQTEQASSREMVLEVNHPTVKDLKLVGSPLKLSKTPVEVLRHPPLHGEHTEEVMIKLGYSQLEIEEMKRNNTI, encoded by the coding sequence TTGTCGGGGGCATTACATGGTGTCAGGATTATTGATTTAACTAGAGTACTAGCTGGTCCCTTTTGTACGATGATCCTTGGTGATCTAGGTGCTGAGGTAATCAAAGTTGAAAGTATTAGTAGTGGGGATGAGACAAGGGGGTGGGGACCTCCTTTTGTAGAGGGAGAAAGCGCATATTATTTATGCGCCAATCGAAATAAGCAAGGCATTACATTGAACTTAAAATCTAGTCAAGGTAAAGAAGTGTTACGAAAGCTTATTTCAGAAGCGGATGTTGTCGTCCAAAACTTTAAACCCGGCACATTGGCAAAACTAGGTTTTTCTTATGAAGAAATGAAAGAGATTAAAGAAGATATTATTGTTGCGTCAATAAGCGGATTTGGTAGCAAAGGACCTAACTCTTCACTTCCTGGATATGATTATATCATTCAGGCAATGTCAGGTTTAATGAGCATTACTGGCGAGAAAGAATCCGAGCCAACAAAAGTGGGGGTTGCCATTTCAGATGTATTAACTGGCTTATTCACATGTGTTGGAATTCTTGCTTCTTTGCAACATCGAAATCGTACAGGTGAAGGACAGGAAATTGACATTTCACTATTTGACGCTCAATTAGCTGCTTTAGTTAATGTGGCTAGCAATTATTTATGTAGTGGAGTTGTTCCTGAACGATTAGGGAATTATCATCCTAATATTGTACCTTATCAAGTTTTTTCAGCTAGCGATGGTGAGATGGTGATCGCAGTTGGAAATGATAATCAGTTTAATCGATTTGCGTTACTTATTGAAGAACCGATTTTATTAGATGAATCATATAGGACAAATGCTAGTCGATTACAGTATCGAAAACAAATTGAAGAATTAATTTCAAATAAAATAAAAACAAAAAGCAAAGATGAATGGAAGGCCCTTTTAGATAAAAATGGTATTCCAAATGGACCTATTTATAACGTAAGTGAGGCCCTGCAGACTGAACAAGCTAGTTCAAGGGAAATGGTGTTAGAAGTAAATCATCCAACAGTAAAGGATCTAAAGTTAGTTGGTTCACCTCTAAAATTATCAAAAACACCTGTTGAAGTTTTAAGACATCCTCCATTGCATGGAGAACACACTGAAGAAGTAATGATTAAGCTTGGTTATTCACAATTAGAAATAGAGGAAATGAAGCGAAATAATACAATTTGA
- a CDS encoding sigma 54-interacting transcriptional regulator has product MTNITNDKIKIEISNEILQKILDNSPNEFYVLDKDARIVYMNKACERHYGIKLKDVVGKSNDELILKEYWKPLILPRLLKEKKTVIMKQISYVGKEIITTAIPVLNEKQEIELIITTSQDASYKDLYIPDEQEINEADQAAIYKNNIITNNKEMSNIVKVCEKVAKVDATVLIQGESGTGKGVIAKYIHQKSNRNKAPFLSLNCATIPEDLLESELFGYRDGAFTGATKGGKQGLLELADGGTVFLDEIGDISPKVQAKLLKVIQEFEFMPIGGKQSKKVNIRILSATNRNLYEMVQNKEFREDLYYRLHVVNIKIPPLRERKEDIIPLTYHFLSEFNRKHHLNTIISEEALNTLYNYSWPGNIRQLENMLESLVITSDSIIKVEDLTNLLIENKKESSVNEENSDCSLLASLEEVEKNIVINSYTKYRNTRKVADDLEISQSKAARLVRKYCSELDFYN; this is encoded by the coding sequence TTGACAAATATAACAAATGACAAAATAAAAATTGAGATTAGTAATGAGATACTACAAAAAATATTGGACAATTCTCCTAATGAATTTTATGTACTTGATAAAGACGCCCGTATTGTGTACATGAACAAAGCTTGTGAAAGACATTATGGCATCAAACTAAAGGATGTAGTAGGAAAATCAAACGATGAATTAATTTTAAAAGAATATTGGAAACCACTTATTCTCCCACGCTTACTGAAGGAAAAGAAAACGGTCATAATGAAACAAATAAGTTATGTTGGAAAAGAAATCATCACAACAGCCATTCCTGTACTAAATGAGAAGCAAGAAATTGAGCTAATTATCACAACTTCACAGGATGCAAGCTATAAAGATTTATACATACCTGATGAACAGGAAATAAATGAAGCTGATCAAGCAGCGATTTATAAAAATAATATTATTACGAATAACAAGGAAATGAGTAATATTGTTAAGGTTTGTGAAAAAGTTGCAAAAGTAGATGCAACCGTATTAATTCAAGGAGAATCTGGTACAGGAAAAGGAGTAATCGCAAAATATATCCATCAAAAGAGCAATCGAAATAAAGCTCCTTTTTTATCTTTAAACTGTGCAACTATTCCAGAAGATCTACTAGAATCAGAACTTTTTGGATATAGAGATGGAGCGTTTACTGGGGCAACAAAAGGTGGCAAGCAGGGACTTTTAGAACTTGCAGATGGGGGTACTGTATTTTTAGATGAGATTGGCGATATATCACCAAAAGTTCAAGCAAAGCTTCTAAAAGTTATTCAAGAATTTGAATTTATGCCAATTGGAGGTAAACAATCTAAAAAAGTCAATATCCGTATTCTTTCTGCAACAAATCGAAACTTATATGAAATGGTACAAAACAAGGAATTCAGAGAAGACTTATATTATCGCCTTCATGTCGTTAATATAAAGATTCCACCATTACGAGAAAGAAAAGAAGATATCATTCCACTAACCTACCATTTTCTATCTGAATTTAATCGAAAACACCACTTAAATACAATTATTTCTGAAGAAGCTTTGAATACTTTATACAACTATTCATGGCCTGGAAATATACGACAATTAGAAAATATGCTTGAAAGCCTCGTCATAACAAGTGATAGCATTATAAAAGTCGAGGATTTAACTAATCTATTAATAGAAAATAAAAAGGAAAGTTCAGTCAATGAAGAAAATAGCGATTGCTCGCTACTAGCTTCACTAGAAGAAGTTGAGAAAAACATTGTAATTAATTCCTATACAAAATATAGGAACACAAGAAAAGTAGCAGATGATTTAGAAATCAGTCAGTCAAAAGCAGCGAGGCTAGTTCGGAAGTATTGTAGTGAATTAGACTTCTACAATTAA